The segment AACAAAAAGTGCCGCTTTCATTTCAAACATTAAGAGCCCTACCTAATAATATTTTCCTTTAAACGACACTTTTGTTTCCAGGTCACCCTGGTGACTTTATTATGATCAAATGTAGCTTACCTGTTAAATTTCTGCAAGGGGATTTTTCCCCTTTTATATTACCGGGAGTGCCGTTTTAATCTTTAGTAGAGGTTAATCTGCTACCGGAATTTAAATTACGGCACACTCCAGTAAGGCTGGTTGAAGTTAATGATGTAAACTTACTATGAGCTTTTATTCTAAACCAGGGGAAAATTCCCCTTTTTAAGTGATTAAATTAATAATTGAGAATTAATTATACTTTTAATATTATTTCAGGATCATTTATTCATCTTTAACAATAGGAACCTATGGGAAAAAGAATACCAACAAACGTGGCGAAGGAGCTATTTTCAAACTGGACTGCGGTAGGTGGCCCGGGAAAAGCTATAAGTAGAGCCGGATATAGAGATACATTTGAAAGCTGGTTCAGCCTAACGGAATTAAAAGAATATATACAATACCTGGAAGATAACATTACACCGGAACAAAATCCCGGGGTTAGAGTTTACTTTGGCAGTTACGGCAATCAACCCGGACCACAAAAAGGATTCAGCACCATTTTTCTTGCTCCTACCAGAGAAGTGAGTTCTGAAGAAGTGGTGCAAAACAGCAATGACTATAATCTTGACGCGTATAACAGTGGTGGTACAAAATGGCCACTTAGGTTGCTTATTAAAATATAGTATATTTTGTGGGAAATTTTTATTGAAAATAGGCTGTATCCTACATACATTGTGGAATTTCTGGCTGCAACTGCAGGAATAGTTTTCCTCTCAAGTAGTAAAACCCCAGGGAAGGCAAATAAACTCCTGGTATACTATCTTGTATTTATATTTATTTTTGATTTATTGGCCATAACCTACGGCTTGTACGGCTATGTTTATAATTGGAAATATTTAGAGTTCATTACAAGTCCCTTCCGCAGTATTTACTGGATATATAATTTACTTACTCTTATTTCAGCAACTGCGTATACGCTGTATTTTTACCTTCAATTAAACTCTGCCTTTTTAAAAAAATCCTTTTAATTTTAACTTAAGCACTTTCCTGGTGAGTTCAACTTTTTCATATTTCGTAGGAAATCAATTCTTTTCTACTACTTCCTCGTTTTCTTATATCTTCGCCTCCTTCTTAATTTTCTTTTCGGTTATATTTTACTATTTCGAGTTATTAAATTCAGAACATTTATTAAACTTTAAAACCGAACTTCCACTGTATATTTCTGCAGGGCTATTAATTTACCAGTTGGGTATAACTCCTCTTTTCATTTTTCAGAAATATATAAGGGTGAGTGATGATTTTAGAATGTTGTACAGCTGGATCCTTGACATTGGAAATATTTTCCTTTACACCCTGTTTGTATATGGTTTTATTAAAAAAATTTCTGCAGATAAGAAAGAGGCAAGCCGGGCAATTGAGCAGAATAGAAAAAGCAAAAAGTGCTGCACATGATAAACATTAAGAGCCCTACCTAATAATGCAACCCTGAACAGCACTTATTACTACTATAGTAATAATGTTTTAATCGAATAATTAAAGGTAGTAATAAGCTTTTTCCTTCACAAGGGTATTTTTCCCCCTTTTTCATGAGTCTAAAGCCTCAAATTTTAAAATAGAGTTTAGTTTTTATGTATACTTGTTAAGAATTTGCATAAAAATGCTTCAAAGAGAAGAACTTCTATTAATCGTTTATTTCATTGTGGTAATTTTACTTCTTATCACCTTTGGGATAATTTTCTTTATAACCTTCCAAAAAAGAAAAAATAAACTGATCTATGAAAAGTTTGAGGCTGAGAAAAGATTTGAAGAGGAGCTTACCCAGTCAAAATTAGAAATCCAGGAACAAACACTTAAGAATGTTGGGTGGGAATTACACGATAACATTGGCCAGCTTCTGTCCGTTGCCAATATGCAACTCAATATATTATCCCGAACCATTGAAAATCCCTCAAAAACACCTTTACTGGAAATTAAAGAAGTGGTGGCTCAATCTCTCCAGGAAGTCCGTTCCCTTTCTAAATCATTAAATAATGAAGTTATTGACTACACAGGTTTGCAGGCTTCAGTTAAAAATGAACTCGCGCGTTTTGCCAGGCTTAATGTAATTAAAACCGAATTAAAGATTTCTGGCAGCGAAGTGCCAATTCCCCAAAAGGATGCAATAATTCTCTTCAGAATCTTACAGGAGTTTTTCAGTAATGTTATAAAACATTCAAAAGCTGACAATCTTGAAGTTGAATTTTTATACACTCCCAATACATTAAAAATTATTGCCCTTGATAATGGTATTGGATATAATGCTGAAGATATAGAAAAAAGTTCGGGTCTTTTAAATATGGAAAGTCGTGCGGAATTAATAGGAGCTGGTTTTGATTTAAATTCTTCCCCTGGGAATGGCAGCAGTTTAATTTTACAATACCCAATAAAATTATTATAAATGAGTAGAACAGTTATAATTGTAGACGACCATACATTATTTGCTCAATCTCTGGTGAGTCTTATCCATTCTTTTGAAAATTTTGAAGTTACAGCAGTATTTAAAACAGGGCAGGAACTGGTTGATTATTTTTCGCAAGGAAACCCTGTGCCAGATATTGTTTTACTGGATGTAAGAATGCCTGTAATGAATGGTGTCGAGACGATGCTCTGGTTGAAAGAAAATCTTCCCGATCAAAAAGTATTGGCCCTTACAATGGAACACGATGAGGAAACAATTATAAAAATGATAAAATTGGGTTGTAGGGGATATTTATTGAAAGATATCGAACCTGAAGAATTTTTAGATGCCCTGGCGGCAATTCATGACACTTAGCTATTATTTTAATAGAGAAACAACCCAGGCTATGTCTAATGACCTTCGATATAAAACAAAAGAAGAACTTTCTCCGCGTGAAAAGGAATTTTTACACCTTGCCTGTAGTGAACGCACCTACAAACAGGTAGCCGATGAGATGAACCTTAGTCCCAAAACTATTGATGGTTATCGAGAAGTACTTTTTAGTAAACTGGATGTGAAAAGCAGGGTAGGACTTGTTCTGTTTGCCATTAAACACAGGATGGTGAACATCTAGATGTACCCTTCTTTAACTTATTTTAACCTGATTCTCTTTAGCTTAAGCGTTTTCCTCAGTATCTTTGCTGCTTCAAAATGAAAAGAAAAATAGTGATAGATTCAGCGAAAATAGTATTACGAAATTTAAATTTAAAAGATTACGAGGAATTAAAGATCTCCATGATCAAAAGCTATAAAACCATGGCCGATGAATATTGGAGCAAGGCAGAAATTAAAACTCTTATAAATAAATTTCCTGATGGCCAGTTCTGTATTGAAATTGATGGAAAAATCGCAGGTTGCGCTTTGTCTATCATTGTAGATTATGACAAGTTTGATGCGAATCATAAGTACGAAGATATTATTGGAGGAGAGAATTTTTCTACTCATTCCAAGATTGGAGATGTGCTGTATGGAATAGATGTCTTTATTCATCCCGATTACCGTGGAATGCGGTTGGGCAGGAGGTTATATGAGGCCCGAAAAGAACTATGTGAGCAATTAAACCTTAAGTCCATAATCTTTGGAGGCCGTATCCCCAACTATGCTACCTATGCTGAGGAGCTCACCCCCAAAAAATATATTGATAAAGTCAAACTAAAAGAGATCCATGATCCTGTTTTGTCTTTCCAGTTATCCAACGATTTTCACGTAAAAAAAGTTATAAAAGGATATTTACCCGGTGATGAGGACAGCAAGGAATATGCGACTTTAATGGAGTGGAATAACATCTACTACACCAAGGAGAAGAAGCTTATAGACACAAAGAAAACAGTAGTGCGTCTGGGTTTGGTACAGTGGCAAATGAGGTTGTTTAAAGATTATGAAGCCTTAATTTCCCAAATTGAATTCTTTGTAGATGCAGTAAGTGATTATCAAAGTGATTTTATCCTTTTTCCAGAGCTTTTTAATGCACCGCTTATGGCTCAATTCAATCATATGAATGAGGCCGAAGCTATTAGAGGATTATCTTCTTATACGGAAAGACTTCTGGAAACGTTCAGAGAATTTGCTATAAACTATAACATCAACATTATTACCGGAAGTATGCCGCAGGTGCAGGGGGAACATATGCATAACGTAGGTTTTCTTTGCCGCAGGGATGGTAGTTATGAAAAGTATGAAAAATTGCACATTACTCCGGCTGAAGAATCTGCCTGGGGAATGAAGGGAGGCTCCAAACTTACCACCTTTGATACAGATTGCGGTAAAATAGGTGTGCTTATATGTTACGATGTAGAATTTCCTGAATTGCCAAGACTTCTTGCAGAAGAAGGAATGAATATACTTTTTGTGCCTTTTATGACCGATACACAAAATGGTTATTCCCGGGTTAAGATTTGCGCACAATCCAGGGCGGTAGAAAATGAGTGCTATGTTGCCATAGCAGGCTCTGTAGGGAATTTGCCTAAGGTTAATAATATGGATATTCAATACGCTCAAAGTGCGGTCTTTACACCATCAGATTTTTCCTTTCCAGTAAATGGAATTAAAGCTGAAGCAACTCCCAATACTGAAAGTACTTTGCTGGTAGATGTAGACCTGGATTTACTCAAGGAACTTCATGCCTTTGGAAGTGTTAGGAATATGAAGGACAGGCGTAAAGATTTGTATTCCCTGAAGAGGAAGAAATAGCATTACATTATGATGGGACATTCTAAAAACTGTTTTACGTCAACCTGAACTTGTTTCAGGTTCTAATACTATTTTGTTATAGGGGAAGTTAGTCCTGAAACAAATTAAGAATGACGTTTGTGAGATTTTTCAGAAGGCAACCTATATTTTTTGCCTTCATTTGTTGTGAGTTATTAAATTTTATATACATTTACAATATGATTACAATTAGTCAAATAATTAGACCCAGTTTCCGCCGCCGGATTTTCATCCGTCGGTAAGGACAATCTTGTCACGGGCTTTCTACTAATTAATTTGATAATTATTCTATCTTGAAACACATTACCAGCATATTTAATAAATTTTATTTCAGATTTTTTCCTGAAATGTCACCGATGCCCAGGTATTTCCCTCGCACGTAAGTGCGTATATATCTCTATGGAACTTAGGTGAGTCCGGTTCTTCTCTCAAAAACAACAATTCTGAAATTTTTAAACCTTAATCCTTTAGCAGATGAAAATTGTCATTGCTAACCAATCACATGCGAGTTACGCTGAAGTAATTTGCGACACCATAGAAGAATCAGCCAGAGTTCGCGGCACAGGAATCGCCCGCCGAACTCCGGAATACATTCTTACCAAGATGCAAAACGGAAATGCTATCATAGCTCTTGATGGTGAAAAATTTGTTTAGTTTTGCTATATCGAGGTGTGGAGCCACGAGAAATTTGTAGCCAATTCAGGTTTGATCGTTCATCCCGATTATAGAAATCAGGGGCTCGCAAAGGATATTAAAAAAGCTGTTTTTGAACATTCAAGAAAGAAATATCCCAATGCCAAGATATTTGGTATAACCACAGGATTGGCGGTCATGAAGATCAATTACGAATTGGGATATCAACCTCAGAGTTACTTTTTCTGAATTAACCGATGATGAAAGCTTCTGGAAAGGCTGCCAAACCTGTAAGAACTATGATATCCTTACCCGAACAGATCGTAAGATGTGTTTGTGCATAAACATGATGTATGATCCTGCTAAAAAGGTAAAACCTAAAGAAGATAAAAAATTCGACGGGAAAGCTTTTACCAGATTGAAGAGCATTAAGAACACGCTTTTCAGTAAAAAAGAAAAAGTGGAGTAGGGACATGCTTTACTTCTAATTCCCTGGTGGAATTGGAGAGCACCACTCCGTCCTTCGGACACCCCTCCAGCGGAGGGAAAGGCCACCCTGTCCTTCGGACACCCCTCCAGCGGAGGGGAATAAATAAAAAGTAGAATAGCAGAAAAAAATAAAAATGAAAAAAGTAGTAATAGCATACAGTGGGGGACTTGATACGTCCTACTGCGCAAAATATTTATCTAAAGAAGAAAACTTTGAAGTCCACGCGGTTAGTGTGAATACTAAGCGGATTTTCAGCAGAAGAAATAGAGAAAATTGGTGATAATGCACGTAAAATTGGAGCAGCATCATACAAGAATATTGATGCCGTTTCTTCCTTTTATCAGAAGGTAGTAAAATACCTGATTTTTGGAAACGTTCTAAAAAATGATACTTATCCACTTTCAGTAAGTGCCGAAAGGATTATTCAGGCCATTGAAATAGTAAATTTCGCTAAAGAGATAGATGCGGAATATATTGCCCACGGCAGTACAGGCGCAGGAAATGACCAGGTAAGATTTGATATGATCTTTCAAATTCTCGCTCCCGGTATAAAAATAATTACTCCTATCCGGGATAAGAAACTTACAAGGCAGGAGGAGATCGAATACCTGCAGGCGAATGGCGTAGATATGAATTGGGAGAAAGCGAAGTATTCAATCAATAAAGGATTATGGGGTACCAGTGTGGGTGGTGCAGAAACTTTGACTTCTCATAAAGCCCTGCCAGATTCTGCTTACCCTTCTCAACTTCAGGAACAGGAACCACAGCAGGTAAGTCTTGAGTTTACTAAAGGTGAATTAACAGGAGTTAACGGTAAAAAGAGTACACCCGAGAAAAATATAGAAATTCTTGAAGGTATTGCATCAAAATATGCCATAGGAAGAGACATTCACGTAGGGGACACCATTATTGGAATTAAGGGTAGAGTGGGTTTTGAAGCCGCAGCCGCTTTAATTACTCTTAAAGCTCATCATTTACTGGAAAAACATACATTGAGTAAATGGCAACTTCAGCATAAAGATTATGTAGCCAACTGGTACGGAACGCATTTGCACGAAGGACAGTATCTGGATCCGGTGATGAGAGATTTTGAAGCCTTTCTTCAAAGCTCACAGGAGCAGGTTACAGGAACAGTTTACGTGAGCTTACACCCCTATCGATTTATTCTAGATGGAATTGAATCTCCAAACGATCTTATGAATTCCGGTTTTGGAAAATACGGAGAAGAAAATAATGCCTGGACTGCAGATGATGCCAAGGGCTTTATAAAAATTCTGGCCAATCCGGGAAAAATTGCTCAGCACGTAAAACAAAACCAATGATTGAAGCAGGAATAATAGGAGGCGCAGGCTATACAGCGGGAGAACTTATTAGAATATTGTTGCGTCATCCCGAAGTAAACCTCAATTTTATTTACAGCACATCCCAGGCAGGTAAACCTGTAGCCAGTATTCATCAGGACCTTCTTGGAGAAACCGACTTAAAATTTAATGGAGAAATTAATTCAAATGCAGATGTGGTTTTTCTTTGCCTCGGGCATGGGAACTCAAAAAAATTCCTTGCGGAGAATACTTTTTCAGAAAAAACAAAAATTGTAGATCTAAGTACAGATTTCAGGATCTCTGCGGATGATCATTCATTCGTTTATGGATTACCGGAGACTAAAAGAGAAGAAATTTCGGCAGCTAATTATATTGCTAATCCGGGATGTTTTGCAACGGCTATCAGCCTTGCAATTTTACCTTTGGCTTCTGAAAGTTTGCTGAAAGAGGAGGTGCACGTAAATGCTGTCACGGGTGCAACCGGAGCAGGAACTTCTTTATCTGAAACTACTCATTTCACCTGGAGAGACAATAATTTCTCAGCCTATAAAGCTTTTGAACACCAGCATTTGGCAGAGATAAAACAGAGTGTAAAAAATCTTCAGTCTGATTATTCTTCAGTAATAAATTTCATTCCGAATAGAGGAAATTTTTCCCGCGGAATCCATTGTACTGCCTATACTGGCTTCCGCGGAGGCCTGGAAGAAGCAAAAGAGCTTTATCAGGATTTTTATAAAAATGCTGCCTTCACTTTTTTAGTTGAAGAAGAGCTGCATTTGAAGCAGGTGGTAAACACAAACAAATGTCTTGTGCGGCTTCAGAAGTTTGGAGATAAAATACTTATTACAAGTATAATTGATAATCTTTTAAAAGGAGCATCGGGCCAGGCTGTGCAGAATATGAACCTTATGTTTGGTTTAGAAGAGACATTGGGCTTAAAGTTAAAAGCTAATTATTTTTAGATAACCAAGATGTCGCGATCAGACCTCACAGGTTTTTAAAACCTGTGAGGTCTACACCGAGTCTATAATAAACGTCATATGAAAATAGCAATTTTGGGAGCAGGTAATTTAGGTATTTCCATAGCCAAGGGCCTTATAGTAAGCAACGCTTACACTACTTTATATCTTACCAAAAGAAAGACTGAAGATATTGAGGAGTATTCTAAGTACCCCAAGGTGTCGGTTACCAAGAGCAATCGGGAGGCTGTACAAAATTCGGATATTCTCATTTTTGCCGTTCAGCCTAAACAAATCGAAGGAATACTTCAGGAAATAAAAGAAGATTTATCTGAAAAGCACGTAATTATCTCAACCATTACAGGGGTTAGTGTTGCGAGAATTGAAGATTTAGTTGGAAATCACTTTATAATTCGTGCTATGCCAAATACTGCAATTGCAGTTAAGAAGTCCATGACCTGCCTGTGCAGTAACGAGAAAGGCCAAAAGTGGCTGGCAGTAGCAGAGGCAATTTTTAACAGAATGGGAGCAACGATGATAATTCCCGAAAATAAAATGCAGGCAGCAACTGTAATTTGTGCAAGTGGAGTAGCTTTCTGGATGCGCTTGATAAGAGCTACTACACAAAGTGCAGTTCAGCTTGGATTTGACGCAAAAGAGGCACAGGAGCTTTCTATGCAAACCTGTCTTGGTGCAGCGAGTCTCTTAATAGAATCAGGAAAACATCCTGAAGAGGAAATTGATAAAGTTACAACTCCAATGGGTTGTACTATAGAAGGTCTTAACGAAATGGAACACCACGGATTAAGTTCTTCGCTCATCAGAGGAATGCAGGCTTCTTTCAGGAAAATCAATAACATATCAAATACCGCATCATGAAATTATTTGACGTTTACCCCCTTTATAACATTACTCCGGTAAAGGGCGAAGGACTTTTTGTATACGACGAAGACGGAACGAAATACCTGGATCTTTACGGTGGCCACGCCGTTATTTCTATAGGTCATTCTAATCCTACATACGTAAATGCAGTGAAGGATCAGGTAGAGAAACTGGGATTTTATTCTAATTCAATAAAAAATCCTTTGCAGGAGAAATTGGCAGAAAAACTGGAAAAGGTGTCGGGCTGCAGTAATTACAGCCTTTTTTTATGCAACTCGGGGGCTGAAGCCAATGAAAATGCCTTAAAACTTGCTTCTTTTCACACCGGGAGATCTAAAATAATTTATTTTGACAAAGGTTTTCACGGAAGAACATCCGGCGCTGTTGCAGTGACCGATAATCCCTCTATACAGGCTCCTTTTAATTCTCAGCATGCGGTTGCAAAACTTGCTTTTGATGATGTTGATGCACTGGAAATGGAGTTAAAAAAGGAAGATGTTGCCGCCGTTATTTTTGAAATAATAAGAGGAGTTGGTGGTCTTGAAGAAGCTTCAACAGATTTTTATAAAGCAGCTTCAGAATTGTGTGAAAAGTACGGAACAGTTTTAATTGCAGATGAGGTGCAATCCGGCTACGGCCGTACCGGAGATTTTTTCGCTTTTCAGAAACACGGAATAAGGCCAGATATTATTTCCATAGCAAAAGGAATGGCTAACGGCTTTCCTGTTGGAGGAATTTTAATCGATCAGAAGATACAGCCAAAGCACGGATTATTAGGAACAACATTTGGCGGAAATCATTTAGCCTGTGCAGCGGGAATTTCAGTTCTTGAGGTGATCGAAGAAGAAAACCTTCTCCAAAACGCTTATGCTCTGTACGAATATGTAGAGGAGAAATCAGCTGAAATTCCGCAGATAAAGAAGCTGTATGGAAGAGGGCTGATGATAGGACTGGAATTTGATTTTGAAATTGCTGCTTTAAGAAAGGAGCTTCTGTTTACACATCATATTTTTACAGGAGCATCTTCCAATAAAAAGCAACTTAGAATTTTACCTCCATTAAATATTGGAAAAGAACATTTTGATACTTTTTTCGAAGCATTAAAAAGTGCTTTGAAAAATTTTAATTGAATTTAGAGGATCTAAACCTCACAGGTTTTAAAAACCTGTGAGGTTTTTTAAAATTACGTCATCCTGAACTCGTTTCAGGATCAGATAAAGTTAGAAACTGAAATAAATTCAGCCTGACGTCAAATTATCTTTAAACCAAAAGAATAAAAATGAACAATTACATCAGCATATCAGATATTGAGAATTTACCTGAGATTATTGAAGAAGCCCTTCAGCTAAAAAGTAATAATTCCGCAGCTGAAGCAGGAAAAGGAAAGACTTTGGGAATGCTTTTTTTAATCCCAGCCTGCGTACCCGTTTGAGTACAGAAAAAGCCGCAAAACTTCTTGGAATGGAGGTGATGGTGATGAATGCTGACAAAGATGGGTGGGCGCTTGAGTTTGAGGATGGAGCTGTAATGGATTCTAATAAAGCTGAACACATAAAAGAAGCTGCGGGTGTTTTGTCACAGTACTGCGATATTATTGCGGTACGGGCTTTCCCGGGATTGGCTGACAGGGATAAGGATGAAACGGAGCAGGTGATTTCCAGCTTTGTAAAATATGCTTCGGTACCAGTAGTAAATCTGGAAAGTGCTACTTATCATCCGCTACAGGCTTTGACTGATGCTATTACAGTTACAGAGTTGAAAAAAATAAAGATACCAAAGGTGGTGCTTACCTGGGCTCCGCACCCGCGGGCCTTGCCACAATCGGTACCTAATTCCTTCGTAGAGGTGATGCAAAAAATGGATGTGGACTTTGTCATTACCAATCCGGAAGGCTACGATCTTAACCCAAAGATCACCAAAAACACTCCCGTTATTCATGATCAGGATGAGGCGCTTAAAAATGCAGATTTTGTTTACGTAAAGAACTGGAGTAGTTTTGAGGAATATGGGAAAATCCTTAACGAAGACAGATCCTGGACATTTAGCGGCGAAAAATTGTCGAAAACCAATAATGCAAAAGTAATGCATTGTTTGCTAGTAAGAAGAAATGTTGTAATTGCAGATGAAGTTTTGGATAGTCCAAATTCAGTTGTTATTCAACAGGCAGGTAACCGGACTTTTGCTGCCCAGGCAGTTTTGAAGAGGTTGTTGGCCTTTCAACTTCCGAAGGGGGAGTGACCACCCCGTCCTTCGGACACCCCTCCAAGGGAGGGGAATAATTAAAAGAAGAAAAATTGTTAGCATTAGTGGCTTAAATTATGAAAAATCAAAAACTGAAAATAGTAAAAATAGGAGGGAAGCTTATTGAAAATGAAGACAGGTTAAAAGGATTTCTTCAGGATTTTTCAGAAATGGAAGGGCCAAAGATACTGGTGCACGGCGGTGGAAATTTTGCTACGGAAATCGCTCAAAAGCTTGGCTACGAAACTAAAATGGTGGACGGCAGGAGGATCACAGATGCCGATTCTCTTAAAGTTATAGTAATGACCTATGGTGGACTCATCAATAAAACTATTGTGGCAAAGTTACAGGCTAATAATTGCAATGCTATCGGGCTTTGTGGTGCAGATGGAAACAGTATCATCTCCAGTAAGAGGGAAGTCAAGGAAATCGACTATGGCTTTGTAGGTGATATTGAAGAAATAAATACCTCCTTCATTTCCTCTCTTTTAGAACAGCATATTACCCCCGTTTTTTCAGCTATTTCCTCCACTCTTGAAGGAGAATTACTTAATACAAACGGAGACTCAGTAGCAGCCGAACTAGCCAAAGCTATGAGTAAAGAATATGAAACAGAACTATATTTCTGTTTTGAGAAGAAAGGTGTTTTGTCTAACGCTGCAGATGATACTTCAGTAATCGAATATATAGACAGGCAGAAATATCAGGAGTTGCTGGATGAAAAGATAGTTAGTGATGGGATGTTACCTAAACTTCATAATTGCTT is part of the Antarcticibacterium sp. 1MA-6-2 genome and harbors:
- a CDS encoding sensor histidine kinase → MLQREELLLIVYFIVVILLLITFGIIFFITFQKRKNKLIYEKFEAEKRFEEELTQSKLEIQEQTLKNVGWELHDNIGQLLSVANMQLNILSRTIENPSKTPLLEIKEVVAQSLQEVRSLSKSLNNEVIDYTGLQASVKNELARFARLNVIKTELKISGSEVPIPQKDAIILFRILQEFFSNVIKHSKADNLEVEFLYTPNTLKIIALDNGIGYNAEDIEKSSGLLNMESRAELIGAGFDLNSSPGNGSSLILQYPIKLL
- a CDS encoding response regulator transcription factor; the encoded protein is MSRTVIIVDDHTLFAQSLVSLIHSFENFEVTAVFKTGQELVDYFSQGNPVPDIVLLDVRMPVMNGVETMLWLKENLPDQKVLALTMEHDEETIIKMIKLGCRGYLLKDIEPEEFLDALAAIHDT
- a CDS encoding LuxR C-terminal-related transcriptional regulator, which encodes MPWRQFMTLSYYFNRETTQAMSNDLRYKTKEELSPREKEFLHLACSERTYKQVADEMNLSPKTIDGYREVLFSKLDVKSRVGLVLFAIKHRMVNI
- a CDS encoding carbon-nitrogen hydrolase family protein; the encoded protein is MKRKIVIDSAKIVLRNLNLKDYEELKISMIKSYKTMADEYWSKAEIKTLINKFPDGQFCIEIDGKIAGCALSIIVDYDKFDANHKYEDIIGGENFSTHSKIGDVLYGIDVFIHPDYRGMRLGRRLYEARKELCEQLNLKSIIFGGRIPNYATYAEELTPKKYIDKVKLKEIHDPVLSFQLSNDFHVKKVIKGYLPGDEDSKEYATLMEWNNIYYTKEKKLIDTKKTVVRLGLVQWQMRLFKDYEALISQIEFFVDAVSDYQSDFILFPELFNAPLMAQFNHMNEAEAIRGLSSYTERLLETFREFAINYNINIITGSMPQVQGEHMHNVGFLCRRDGSYEKYEKLHITPAEESAWGMKGGSKLTTFDTDCGKIGVLICYDVEFPELPRLLAEEGMNILFVPFMTDTQNGYSRVKICAQSRAVENECYVAIAGSVGNLPKVNNMDIQYAQSAVFTPSDFSFPVNGIKAEATPNTESTLLVDVDLDLLKELHAFGSVRNMKDRRKDLYSLKRKK
- the argC gene encoding N-acetyl-gamma-glutamyl-phosphate reductase, which translates into the protein MIEAGIIGGAGYTAGELIRILLRHPEVNLNFIYSTSQAGKPVASIHQDLLGETDLKFNGEINSNADVVFLCLGHGNSKKFLAENTFSEKTKIVDLSTDFRISADDHSFVYGLPETKREEISAANYIANPGCFATAISLAILPLASESLLKEEVHVNAVTGATGAGTSLSETTHFTWRDNNFSAYKAFEHQHLAEIKQSVKNLQSDYSSVINFIPNRGNFSRGIHCTAYTGFRGGLEEAKELYQDFYKNAAFTFLVEEELHLKQVVNTNKCLVRLQKFGDKILITSIIDNLLKGASGQAVQNMNLMFGLEETLGLKLKANYF
- the proC gene encoding pyrroline-5-carboxylate reductase, translated to MKIAILGAGNLGISIAKGLIVSNAYTTLYLTKRKTEDIEEYSKYPKVSVTKSNREAVQNSDILIFAVQPKQIEGILQEIKEDLSEKHVIISTITGVSVARIEDLVGNHFIIRAMPNTAIAVKKSMTCLCSNEKGQKWLAVAEAIFNRMGATMIIPENKMQAATVICASGVAFWMRLIRATTQSAVQLGFDAKEAQELSMQTCLGAASLLIESGKHPEEEIDKVTTPMGCTIEGLNEMEHHGLSSSLIRGMQASFRKINNISNTAS
- a CDS encoding aspartate aminotransferase family protein, with product MKLFDVYPLYNITPVKGEGLFVYDEDGTKYLDLYGGHAVISIGHSNPTYVNAVKDQVEKLGFYSNSIKNPLQEKLAEKLEKVSGCSNYSLFLCNSGAEANENALKLASFHTGRSKIIYFDKGFHGRTSGAVAVTDNPSIQAPFNSQHAVAKLAFDDVDALEMELKKEDVAAVIFEIIRGVGGLEEASTDFYKAASELCEKYGTVLIADEVQSGYGRTGDFFAFQKHGIRPDIISIAKGMANGFPVGGILIDQKIQPKHGLLGTTFGGNHLACAAGISVLEVIEEENLLQNAYALYEYVEEKSAEIPQIKKLYGRGLMIGLEFDFEIAALRKELLFTHHIFTGASSNKKQLRILPPLNIGKEHFDTFFEALKSALKNFN
- the argB gene encoding acetylglutamate kinase, with product MKNQKLKIVKIGGKLIENEDRLKGFLQDFSEMEGPKILVHGGGNFATEIAQKLGYETKMVDGRRITDADSLKVIVMTYGGLINKTIVAKLQANNCNAIGLCGADGNSIISSKREVKEIDYGFVGDIEEINTSFISSLLEQHITPVFSAISSTLEGELLNTNGDSVAAELAKAMSKEYETELYFCFEKKGVLSNAADDTSVIEYIDRQKYQELLDEKIVSDGMLPKLHNCFQALENGVSKIYLGDSALLQNNSLHTEIVK